A stretch of Paenibacillus mucilaginosus 3016 DNA encodes these proteins:
- a CDS encoding helix-turn-helix transcriptional regulator, translating into MNIDRHHELGSFLRKRRERISPEEIGIPRGSRRRTPGLRRGEVAMLAGMSLEWYTYLEQGRAIQVSSEVLGSLARVLHLSPNERRHLFTLAHLHDPTEVKQPLPAVSPILQSLLDQLETTPAYILDQRMNIVGWNEAFSDVYGDYLYKGERQRNLVWITFASPEFRKLKGEHWEEAAVHCLAQFRAGYGQHVGDAWWQEQITELSMSSPIFKEMWDRQDVLYAPDGHKIIYHPLMGKMSFEYLAFQVMDSPELQMVLHMPAKGTDTAEKLKRLSRKT; encoded by the coding sequence TTGAATATCGATCGACATCATGAGCTCGGGTCCTTTTTGCGGAAACGGCGAGAACGGATATCGCCCGAAGAAATTGGAATCCCACGGGGAAGCAGGCGCCGAACGCCCGGTCTAAGACGCGGAGAAGTGGCCATGCTGGCCGGCATGAGCCTGGAGTGGTATACGTATCTTGAACAAGGCAGAGCGATTCAGGTATCATCCGAAGTCCTGGGAAGTCTGGCACGGGTACTTCATTTAAGCCCCAATGAACGAAGGCACCTGTTCACCCTTGCGCATCTTCATGACCCTACGGAAGTGAAACAGCCTCTCCCTGCGGTGAGCCCGATCCTACAGAGCTTGCTTGACCAATTGGAGACAACGCCTGCTTACATCCTGGACCAACGCATGAACATTGTTGGGTGGAATGAAGCATTCAGCGATGTGTATGGTGATTATCTGTATAAGGGTGAACGCCAGCGGAATTTGGTTTGGATAACCTTTGCGTCCCCTGAATTTCGCAAGCTGAAAGGAGAGCATTGGGAGGAGGCGGCAGTGCATTGTCTGGCGCAGTTCCGTGCGGGGTATGGCCAGCATGTCGGGGATGCCTGGTGGCAGGAGCAAATTACCGAATTAAGCATGAGCAGCCCTATATTTAAGGAAATGTGGGACCGCCAGGATGTTCTCTATGCTCCCGACGGGCATAAAATCATATACCATCCCCTTATGGGGAAAATGAGTTTCGAGTATCTTGCGTTTCAAGTCATGGATTCACCGGAATTGCAAATGGTACTCCATATGCCCGCTAAGGGCACCGATACTGCTGAAAAGCTCAAAAGACTATCTCGAAAGACGTAA
- a CDS encoding SDR family oxidoreductase, translated as MSQNSNKIALITGANKGIGFETARRLGQQGITILVGARNKDRGQDAAAKLCAEGVDACFLELEVTNPDSITAAAKEIDEQYGKLDILINNVGIVTGNPETILIPSQTDVRLLKAAFETNFFSMFAVTQSMLPLIHRSDAGRIVNMSSGLGSLTQQSDPTSEFYDHKIFLYNSTKTAVNTITVHLAYELRHTKIKINSADPGFTATDLNGFRGTRTVEQAATVVVRLATLAEDGPTGGFFDENGALSW; from the coding sequence ATGTCACAGAACAGCAACAAAATAGCGCTAATTACCGGCGCGAACAAAGGGATTGGCTTTGAGACAGCGCGCCGCTTAGGTCAACAGGGAATTACGATACTGGTTGGTGCTAGAAATAAAGATAGGGGACAGGATGCTGCAGCAAAGTTGTGCGCTGAAGGTGTGGACGCTTGTTTTTTGGAGCTGGAAGTCACCAACCCTGACTCCATTACGGCAGCGGCAAAAGAAATCGACGAGCAGTATGGCAAACTGGATATTCTGATTAACAATGTGGGAATAGTGACTGGAAATCCGGAAACGATTCTCATCCCTTCCCAGACAGATGTTAGACTACTGAAAGCAGCGTTCGAAACCAACTTTTTCAGCATGTTCGCCGTGACTCAATCGATGCTTCCGCTTATTCATAGATCAGACGCAGGCAGGATTGTGAATATGTCAAGCGGACTCGGTTCATTGACCCAGCAAAGCGATCCAACGAGTGAATTCTATGATCATAAAATTTTTCTTTACAACTCGACGAAAACGGCGGTCAATACGATCACGGTTCACTTGGCGTACGAACTGCGGCATACAAAAATAAAGATTAATTCGGCAGATCCGGGGTTTACGGCAACCGACCTTAACGGATTTCGAGGCACACGGACGGTGGAGCAAGCTGCAACGGTTGTTGTTCGCCTCGCCACGCTTGCAGAGGATGGGCCTACGGGCGGATTCTTCGATGAGAACGGCGCTCTGTCGTGGTAA
- a CDS encoding RidA family protein, with translation MNTAKTYNHGVPWEEAFGVTQGYSINGTIYISGQFSHDMQGEFVGEGDFETQTRQTLENLDRVLEGFGATRSNIAEIEVFLTNPQEHFEQSVALYKEYIGDHRPAATLIGVSGLAFPHQLIEIRAVACTN, from the coding sequence ATGAATACGGCTAAAACCTACAATCACGGTGTGCCATGGGAAGAAGCTTTCGGAGTCACTCAAGGTTACAGCATCAACGGGACGATCTACATTTCGGGACAATTTTCCCATGATATGCAGGGCGAGTTTGTTGGCGAGGGCGATTTCGAGACACAGACGCGGCAGACGCTGGAGAACCTCGACCGCGTGCTGGAAGGTTTTGGTGCCACAAGGTCGAACATCGCTGAGATCGAGGTCTTTCTGACAAATCCGCAAGAGCACTTCGAGCAGTCCGTCGCTCTTTACAAGGAGTATATTGGCGACCATCGGCCTGCCGCTACTCTCATCGGCGTGTCGGGGCTGGCCTTCCCTCACCAACTGATTGAAATCCGCGCCGTCGCCTGCACGAACTAA